TAGAGCCCAATAAAAACCTGAAAAGCATCACTATTCCACCAGTCGGTATTTGGATCATAATTGTAAACATCATCTACTACATCAGCACCTATGTATAGATAGTTACTATCCATTGCAAGATAGACTGTTGCATTAAGGTCATTTGCATCGTCAACTGTCCCTGCTGGCACATGCCCTAGTTCAGGATTAATTATAAAGGGTTTTATACCTTCCCACTCACTAAAATCCCCATCGGCAACAAAATTCTGGGGTGGGTTCATAGATATAACGGGTATACCCTTAGCTGTATTGGTAAAAGCATCAGAGAAACCTGGCTCACCAACATTACCTGCACCATCAATACATACAACAGCATAATAATAGGTAACATCTTCATCTTTTAGTGGGGAACATAGCCAATGTATTGCAGTCTGAACATTCTCAAGTACCCCAGAAGCAACAACTTCTAAAGTCGGGTCGTTGATATCAGTAATTGGACTTTCACTTGCATAAACGTTATAAACTTCACCATTTTCACCAGGGACATCCTGCCAGGTAACCAAATTATAATATTCTCCAGCTGTTGTACTTACGTTCTGAACAGCTGCAGGTGCAATATTATCTATCAGTGGATTACCAATCCATACATTATCTAAATATACTATTTCTCCATAACCTGTAGTTTGATCAGTTACTAATATCTTGAATCTATAAAATCTTGTTGAATCCATTTCACCAGCTCTCAAAGCAGCTCCATCCCATGCACCACTTAGTCTATAGAAGTCCTTTAGAGCCACTTTAACTAGTTTCCATGTACCATCAAAATAACCCATATCCTCTGTTATCGTATATCCCGCTTCAAATTCCAGATCAGGAGTATCATCAGCCCCATTTCCATCATTATCAACCCAACCATCAATGTCATCATCAGTTAAAACCAACTTTAACTGTCCTATCCCTGACGGAGCTTTAATCCAGAACTTAATACTATCCACAGTCCAGGTATAACCTAAGTCTCTCGGACTATCCATTGTGAACATAAGTCCATCCCATGCTTGAGTAGGTAGTTTCCACTTTATACTATTTGTTAATCCATTATCAACATCTTCCTCGTTTGTTACCATATATGCTCCAGTATTCCCCCAGGCACTGGACATTGTAACATTATTGGGAACAGCCTTGCCATTAAAAAACACTACTGCAATGCTTCTCGGTCCCTTAAGTACCAGATGATCAAGTATAATAGCCCCTTTGGCGCTATCCCCTTCTCCAGAACCACTCATTGAAAACTCTATAGAGAAACCCTTAATCTTATCCTTATCAAGCACCCCATTACCGGGAATTCCAGCCCATCCTGTTAGATTAAAACCTTCTCCACTCCAGTATTCTCCACTAGCTATCAACGGTATCTTAATTTCATTCCAGCCAGGCTCATTATCAAGGACATAATGAAATGAGTAATAGTATTCACAATCATTTACGCTATAAGTCTTGTTGCCATTAGGAGAATTACTTACATCATGCAAATTAAACCTTAGATGAACTCTTCCTTCAAGATTCTGTGGCTCTACATTATAATACCAGAAAGATACCGTATCATAAGATGACCAATCATATACTGCATCTGAATCAGGATTCCAGTGTTCTATTTTCGTATAACCACCCCAGCTCTCTGTATTATGGGTTGCCCAGACTAACTTCATTGCCCCATCACCGAATTTTTTAATATCGTTTACGTAGCTAATGTGGATGTAAGCTCTCGTAGAATCAGCATTATCATTTGCTTGATAATGGGC
The Candidatus Neomarinimicrobiota bacterium DNA segment above includes these coding regions:
- a CDS encoding T9SS type A sorting domain-containing protein, with amino-acid sequence MRKSLLLSLVFVIFLFGTAFSGWEKLINEFDQAPEDTNYWAWFDQINVSTSHGAHYQANDNADSTRAYIHISYVNDIKKFGDGAMKLVWATHNTESWGGYTKIEHWNPDSDAVYDWSSYDTVSFWYYNVEPQNLEGRVHLRFNLHDVSNSPNGNKTYSVNDCEYYYSFHYVLDNEPGWNEIKIPLIASGEYWSGEGFNLTGWAGIPGNGVLDKDKIKGFSIEFSMSGSGEGDSAKGAIILDHLVLKGPRSIAVVFFNGKAVPNNVTMSSAWGNTGAYMVTNEEDVDNGLTNSIKWKLPTQAWDGLMFTMDSPRDLGYTWTVDSIKFWIKAPSGIGQLKLVLTDDDIDGWVDNDGNGADDTPDLEFEAGYTITEDMGYFDGTWKLVKVALKDFYRLSGAWDGAALRAGEMDSTRFYRFKILVTDQTTGYGEIVYLDNVWIGNPLIDNIAPAAVQNVSTTAGEYYNLVTWQDVPGENGEVYNVYASESPITDINDPTLEVVASGVLENVQTAIHWLCSPLKDEDVTYYYAVVCIDGAGNVGEPGFSDAFTNTAKGIPVISMNPPQNFVADGDFSEWEGIKPFIINPELGHVPAGTVDDANDLNATVYLAMDSNYLYIGADVVDDVYNYDPNTDWWNSDAFQVFIGLYDWVGAKHTSFMRGSEPDYSLYMNETGFHHDTRGGVILYEPGTDNYFFEGYNPDYVIEAKIPLDSIKMEEDARFYPEHGMRIPIDLYFHDNDGSWEGNVGFSKFSTDNQWRYPTEWAYTWVFDTTKTDIKAAENAMSFVYKLYDNYPNPFNPNTTIAFSIANYGKVELIIYDVLGREVDKVINKDLPAGYYKVNWNAKDYPSGIYIYQLRAGDFIMTKKMLLIK